From a region of the Stenotrophomonas sp. BIO128-Bstrain genome:
- a CDS encoding alpha-2-macroglobulin: MASRSRFGQWSWKGIAGLALVVGLAIGVGGCKRNDSGQLPAPSGAPIAAKAEAITEFTLVRAYPDQKSDGLSLALEFSRPLVGTQDFDALVRFAEKVGTEDSSWSLSDDGKTLRYPFVEAAKEYSLIVSPDLLAADGSRIGKELRQKVFTGELKPVAGFASQGSVLPAKDSRGLPVVSVNVPEVDVEFLRVREKELPNFFSQYQRGGRRGSWELDSDYGDKTPMSQLAEPVYVNRFVIGGKQNERVLTYLPTQDIKELQQPGLYFAVMKRSGSFEGEYDTAFFTVSDIGLHTRAYKDKLFVHTASLQSGASLKKIELRILDGKGEVVLKGATDGNGNALLNYTLDASHVLIASSGGDTSMLPFNQPALDLSEFAVAGRDNAWFDVFTWSGRDLYRPGETVRISALLRDNDGKPVKPQPVFLRLKQPDGKTFRETRLTPGEQGYFSFEQLIPAEAPTGRWQVEFRTNPASKEAIQGMTLRIEEFLPERMKLDLDSAQKTLKPGEPLKLQADAAYLYGAPADGNRFTARLAVAAEQSPVESLPGYFFGDPTTALPREARDVIDTEFPADGKLRQDVELPAEVKPTAPIAVVLSGSVYETGGRTVTRTLKRVMWPAAALVGVRPLFDPKDGADANSTARFELMRVDAAGKPQPAKGLKVTLVRELRDYHWTFNDNRWDYDFTRRFENKDTRTVDAGSAAVGVDFPVEWGEYRLDVFDPATGLTSRYPFNAGWSWNDDNRGLDARPDKVKLALDKTGYKAGDTVRVTVTPPHAGKGVLMVESDKMLYVQDIDAKPGSTYDIPVTAEWERHDVYITALVFRGGSAPSKITPARAVGVVHVPMDRKARQIAVGLVAPKQMRPEQTLPVTVSAPQLAGKVAHVTVSAVDVGILNITRFPVPDAAAHFFAQRRLGVDAYDIYSRVIESFDGSSGKLKFGGDMALAAMPQAKRPTARVQTVDLFSGPVKLDAKGIARVALKVPDFNGTLRVSALVYADDQYGKRDVETVVRAPILAEASMPRVMAPGDTSTVTLDVQNFTGTPGEFKVQVDGIGPLTLGESSRTLKLNADAKSTLSFPLTAREGYTVAKVRVRVDGNGFKVDRRYDLPVRAAWPQVLRAQTRTLDPLAAVTMEAGLADGLMNDSVTARMLVSALPPIPFASALNGALNYPYGCAEQTTSKGYAALMLDEATSAMLGADGLDAKTRRERMEGAFGRLASMQVANGNFSMWGDDGYINPWLTPYIAEFLLDAKEAGFAVPDNVLQKALNRLSEDLLSGGNQFYGEDRRENLRFANQAYSGYVLARVNRAPLGTLRALYDNERSKSLTGLSLVHLGIALSLQGDHKRGDAAIAAGFAKRADDRPAYFGDYGSAVRDDALMIALLHERKLSKPAYDARAVDLGRALDARRNSGWMWLSTQEQVALARMGKALSANQKKLVSGELVVGGESESISARRMFGRSFDYAALAKGVRFTPQGEPPMFASLEVAGIPRNPPEPDSRTLGVERSWYTTDGKPWTPRPLKEGEALIVRVSVTPNVDMPDALLTDLLPAGLEIENFNLGDAKQWADVAVDGLSVNDRGDAANIKHEEFRDDRYVAALKLSRGSTAKVFYLVRAVTPGTYRVPPPLVEDMYRPDLRGVGRSLPASLTVVQP; the protein is encoded by the coding sequence ATGGCTAGCCGCAGTCGGTTCGGGCAGTGGAGCTGGAAGGGAATCGCAGGCCTGGCGCTGGTCGTCGGCCTGGCCATCGGCGTCGGGGGCTGCAAACGCAACGACAGTGGCCAGCTGCCAGCCCCGTCCGGCGCACCGATCGCGGCCAAGGCCGAGGCCATCACCGAGTTCACCCTGGTCCGGGCCTACCCCGATCAGAAAAGTGACGGCCTGTCGCTGGCGCTGGAGTTCTCGCGCCCGCTGGTCGGCACCCAGGATTTCGATGCGCTGGTCCGCTTCGCCGAGAAGGTCGGCACCGAGGACAGCAGCTGGTCGCTGTCCGATGACGGCAAGACCCTGCGCTATCCGTTCGTGGAAGCGGCCAAGGAATACTCGCTGATCGTCTCCCCCGATCTGCTCGCCGCCGATGGCAGCCGGATCGGCAAGGAGCTGCGCCAGAAGGTCTTCACCGGCGAGCTCAAGCCGGTGGCCGGGTTTGCTTCACAGGGCAGCGTGCTGCCGGCCAAGGACAGCCGCGGCCTGCCGGTGGTCTCGGTCAACGTGCCGGAAGTGGACGTGGAGTTCCTGCGCGTGCGCGAGAAGGAACTGCCGAACTTCTTCAGCCAGTACCAGCGCGGCGGCCGCCGCGGCAGCTGGGAGCTGGACAGCGACTACGGTGACAAGACGCCGATGTCGCAGCTGGCCGAGCCGGTCTACGTCAACCGCTTCGTGATCGGCGGCAAGCAGAACGAGCGCGTGCTCACCTACCTGCCGACCCAGGACATCAAGGAGCTGCAGCAGCCGGGCCTGTACTTCGCGGTGATGAAGCGCAGCGGTTCGTTCGAAGGTGAGTACGACACCGCCTTCTTCACCGTCAGCGACATCGGCCTGCATACGCGCGCCTACAAGGACAAACTGTTCGTGCACACCGCCTCGCTGCAGAGCGGAGCGTCGCTGAAGAAAATCGAGCTGCGCATCCTGGATGGAAAAGGCGAGGTGGTGCTCAAAGGCGCAACCGACGGCAATGGCAATGCGCTGCTCAATTACACGTTGGATGCCAGCCACGTGCTGATCGCCAGCAGTGGCGGTGACACCTCGATGCTGCCGTTCAACCAGCCCGCGCTGGACCTGAGCGAGTTCGCCGTGGCCGGGCGCGACAACGCCTGGTTCGACGTGTTCACCTGGTCGGGCCGCGATCTGTACCGCCCGGGCGAGACCGTGCGCATCTCCGCCCTCCTGCGCGACAACGACGGCAAGCCGGTGAAGCCACAGCCGGTGTTCCTGCGCCTGAAGCAGCCCGACGGCAAGACCTTCCGCGAGACCCGCCTGACCCCGGGCGAGCAGGGCTATTTCAGCTTCGAACAGCTGATCCCGGCCGAAGCGCCAACTGGGCGTTGGCAGGTGGAGTTCCGCACCAACCCGGCCAGCAAGGAAGCGATCCAGGGCATGACCCTGCGCATCGAGGAATTCCTGCCCGAGCGCATGAAGCTGGACCTGGACAGCGCCCAGAAGACGCTCAAGCCGGGCGAGCCGCTCAAACTGCAGGCCGATGCCGCGTATCTGTACGGTGCACCGGCTGACGGCAACCGCTTCACCGCACGGTTGGCCGTGGCGGCCGAACAGTCGCCGGTCGAGTCGCTGCCGGGCTATTTCTTCGGCGACCCGACCACCGCGCTGCCGCGCGAGGCGCGTGACGTCATCGATACCGAGTTCCCGGCCGACGGCAAGCTGCGCCAGGACGTGGAGCTGCCGGCCGAGGTGAAGCCGACCGCGCCGATCGCCGTCGTACTGTCCGGCAGCGTGTATGAAACCGGTGGCCGCACGGTGACCCGCACCCTGAAGCGGGTGATGTGGCCAGCAGCCGCCCTGGTCGGTGTGCGCCCGCTGTTCGATCCCAAGGACGGCGCCGACGCCAACAGCACGGCGCGCTTCGAGCTGATGCGCGTGGACGCGGCGGGCAAGCCGCAGCCGGCCAAGGGCCTGAAGGTCACGCTGGTGCGCGAGCTGCGCGACTATCACTGGACCTTCAACGACAACCGCTGGGATTACGACTTCACCCGTCGCTTCGAGAACAAGGACACCCGTACCGTCGACGCCGGCAGTGCCGCGGTCGGTGTTGATTTCCCGGTGGAGTGGGGCGAGTACCGGCTGGACGTGTTCGACCCGGCCACCGGGCTGACCAGCCGCTATCCGTTCAACGCCGGCTGGAGCTGGAACGACGACAACCGCGGCCTGGATGCGCGCCCGGACAAGGTCAAGCTGGCCCTGGACAAGACCGGCTACAAGGCCGGCGATACCGTGCGCGTCACCGTGACCCCGCCGCATGCCGGCAAGGGCGTGCTGATGGTCGAGAGCGACAAGATGCTCTACGTCCAGGATATCGACGCCAAGCCGGGCAGCACCTACGACATTCCGGTCACGGCCGAGTGGGAACGCCACGACGTCTACATCACCGCACTGGTGTTCCGTGGCGGCAGTGCCCCGAGCAAGATCACCCCGGCCCGTGCGGTCGGCGTGGTGCATGTGCCGATGGACCGCAAGGCACGCCAGATCGCGGTCGGCCTGGTCGCACCCAAGCAGATGCGTCCGGAGCAGACGCTGCCGGTCACCGTGAGTGCCCCGCAGCTGGCCGGCAAGGTCGCGCATGTGACCGTCTCGGCGGTGGATGTGGGCATCCTCAACATCACCCGCTTCCCGGTGCCCGATGCCGCCGCGCACTTCTTCGCGCAGCGCCGCTTGGGTGTGGATGCCTATGACATCTACAGCCGCGTGATCGAAAGCTTCGACGGCAGCAGCGGCAAGTTGAAGTTCGGCGGCGACATGGCGCTGGCGGCGATGCCGCAGGCCAAGCGCCCGACCGCGCGCGTGCAGACAGTGGACCTGTTCTCCGGCCCGGTGAAGCTCGATGCCAAGGGCATCGCCCGGGTCGCGCTGAAGGTGCCGGACTTCAACGGCACCCTGCGTGTGTCGGCGCTGGTGTATGCCGATGACCAGTATGGCAAGCGTGACGTGGAGACCGTGGTGCGCGCGCCGATCCTGGCCGAGGCGAGCATGCCGCGCGTGATGGCGCCCGGCGATACCAGCACCGTGACCCTGGACGTGCAGAACTTCACCGGCACGCCGGGCGAGTTCAAGGTGCAGGTGGATGGCATCGGGCCGCTCACCCTGGGCGAGTCCAGCCGCACGCTCAAGCTCAACGCCGACGCCAAGAGCACGCTGAGCTTCCCGCTGACCGCGCGCGAGGGCTACACGGTAGCCAAGGTGCGCGTACGCGTGGATGGCAACGGCTTCAAGGTCGATCGCCGCTATGACCTGCCGGTGCGCGCGGCGTGGCCGCAGGTACTGCGCGCACAGACCCGCACGCTGGATCCGCTGGCCGCGGTCACGATGGAAGCCGGGCTGGCCGATGGCCTGATGAACGACTCGGTGACCGCGCGCATGCTGGTCAGCGCGCTGCCGCCGATTCCGTTCGCCAGTGCCTTGAACGGCGCGCTCAATTATCCGTATGGCTGCGCCGAGCAGACCACCAGCAAGGGCTACGCCGCGCTGATGCTGGATGAGGCGACCTCGGCCATGCTCGGAGCGGACGGGCTGGATGCCAAGACCCGCCGCGAGCGCATGGAAGGTGCGTTCGGCCGCCTGGCCTCGATGCAGGTCGCCAACGGCAACTTCTCGATGTGGGGCGACGACGGCTACATCAACCCCTGGCTGACCCCGTACATCGCCGAGTTCCTGCTCGATGCCAAGGAGGCCGGCTTCGCCGTGCCGGACAACGTGCTGCAGAAGGCACTGAACCGGCTGAGCGAAGACCTGCTCTCCGGTGGCAACCAGTTCTATGGCGAGGATCGCCGCGAGAACCTGAGGTTCGCCAACCAGGCCTATTCGGGCTACGTGCTGGCCCGGGTCAACCGTGCGCCGCTGGGGACACTGCGCGCGCTGTATGACAACGAGCGCAGCAAATCACTGACCGGCCTGTCGCTGGTGCACCTGGGCATCGCGCTGTCGCTGCAGGGCGATCACAAGCGCGGCGATGCGGCCATTGCCGCCGGCTTTGCCAAGCGCGCGGACGACCGTCCGGCCTACTTCGGCGATTACGGCAGCGCGGTGCGCGATGACGCGCTGATGATCGCACTGCTGCACGAGCGCAAGCTGTCCAAGCCGGCCTACGATGCACGTGCGGTCGATCTCGGCCGCGCGCTGGACGCCCGCCGCAACAGTGGCTGGATGTGGCTGAGCACCCAGGAGCAGGTGGCGCTGGCGCGCATGGGCAAGGCGCTGTCGGCCAACCAGAAGAAGCTGGTATCCGGTGAGCTGGTGGTCGGTGGCGAAAGCGAGAGCATCTCGGCGCGCCGCATGTTCGGCCGCAGCTTCGACTACGCCGCGCTGGCCAAGGGCGTGCGCTTCACCCCGCAGGGGGAGCCGCCGATGTTCGCCAGCCTGGAAGTGGCCGGCATTCCGCGCAACCCGCCGGAACCGGACAGCCGCACGCTGGGCGTGGAGCGCAGCTGGTACACCACCGACGGCAAGCCGTGGACGCCGCGTCCGCTGAAGGAAGGCGAGGCCCTGATCGTGCGGGTCAGTGTCACCCCGAATGTGGACATGCCCGATGCACTGCTGACCGATCTGCTGCCGGCCGGGTTGGAGATCGAGAACTTCAACCTGGGCGATGCCAAGCAGTGGGCCGATGTGGCGGTCGATGGGTTGAGCGTCAACGACCGCGGCGATGCGGCCAACATCAAGCACGAAGAGTTCCGCGACGATCGCTATGTGGCCGCGCTGAAACTCTCCCGTGGCAGCACCGCCAAGGTGTTCTACCTGGTACGTGCGGTCACGCCGGGCACCTACCGCGTGCCGCCACCGCTGGTGGAGGACATGTACCGTCCGGACCTGCGCGGCGTAGGGCGCAGCCTCCCGGCATCGCTGACCGTGGTGCAGCCCTGA